The Calliphora vicina chromosome 3, idCalVici1.1, whole genome shotgun sequence genome contains a region encoding:
- the LOC135955552 gene encoding zinc finger MYM-type protein 6-like → MDFDEAGTSKQAKPYVVPFREEWAKLFPWLEKEKDGKGKKCTLCRVPIIGGVAHIKRHASRDAHVKNMNATKTTPKINNFLTIAARCPVAESARKLEIMLSAFVAEHNIPFATLDHLNHIIKNGINDSQITKKFNIYRQKGQQIVTNLTGPENTTSISKFCQNNYYSLVIDESTDCSISKNLAIVIRTFDGQCRDRFLGMVQLEDSTANGIYESTIKALREKNIPIQNMVGITTDNCAVMMGSQNGVQIKFKNLVPQLFSNGCICHILNLASVAAAKLGIPNEIDKFIRDINYYFCNSASRRVDFVKFQEYFGADIHIIFKYATTRWLSRQEVVDRIVEQWEPLQYYFTLENFEEDVRNEKLFYN, encoded by the exons atggATTTCGATGAAGCTGG aacAAGCAAGCAGGCAAAACCGTACGTTGTACCATTTCGTGAGGAATGGGCAAAATTATTTCCATGGCTAGAAAAAGAAAAAGACGGAAAAGGCAAAAAATGTACTCTCTGTAGAGTTCCCATAATTGGTGGTGTTGCACACATAAAAAGACACGCCTCACGGGATGCCCACGTTAAAAACATGAATGCCACGAAAACTAccccaaaaattaataattttttgaccATCGCCGCTAGATGTCCTGTAGCAGAGTCGGCtagaaaattagaaataatgcTCAGTGCATTTGTAGCTGAGCATAACATTCCGTTTGCCACATTGGACCACCTCAACCACATAATAAAAAATGGTATAAACGACTCgcaaattactaaaaaatttaatatatatagaCAAAAAGGTCAGCAAATCGTAACAAATCTAACTGGGCCTGAAAATACCACttcaatttccaaattttgccaaaataatTACTATTCCTTAGTGATAGACGAAAGTACAGATTGCAGCATTTCTAAAAACTTAGCTATAGTTATTCGAACTTTTGATGGTCAATGCCGAGATAGATTTTTAGGAATGGTGCAGCTAGAGGACTCCACTGCAAATGGTATATATGAAAGCACCATTAAAGCGCTAcgtgaaaaaaatattcccattcAAAATATGGTTGGCATTACAACGGACAATTGCGCGGTCATGATGGGATCTCAAAATGgagttcaaattaaatttaaaaatttagtgcctcaattattttcaaatggGTGTATTTGCcacattttaaatttagcttCTGTGGCTGCCGCAAAACTCGGAATTCCGAACgaaattgataaatttataagagATATTAACTACTATTTTTGCAACAGTGCTAGTCGAAGAGTCGATTTTGTTAAATTCCAAGAATATTTCGGGGCTGATATTcacataatatttaaatatgcaaCAACCAGATGGCTTTCTCGGCAAGAAGTCGTTGACCGGATTGTGGAACAATGGGAGCCACTACAATACTATTTTACCTTAGAAAATTTTGAGGAGGATGTCAGAAACGAAAAATTATT ctATAATTAA
- the LOC135955553 gene encoding uncharacterized protein LOC135955553 encodes MPQLELCAAHILAKLYSKISFIFEKFNPEIFLWSDSTVVLLWLKKQSSTLTSFVVNRISDIQEETSNCTCRHVTTSNNPADILSRGCSVSELSSSIWFTGPAFLQEPSENWPNTVFPLNDDVVDSAIRKTVFKCQTNDNSILNFINRTSSYNKILRVICWLFRFRNKNKNNEISPEEHNRALISAVWIIQQNYFHEEFKILSKNKQLNNSLKSLSLFIQNVNGFPLIRVGGRLENADIPENRKHPFLLPKDCHFVNVIVRDTHVKNYHAVPKGLMAFIRQNFWIIGARNLIRKTVRSCPSCIRYRPKLLQQVMGDLPTVRVTPARPFERCGVDFCGPIYTYLKIRGKQPYKCYVAIFVCFVTKAVHIEAVSDLSSEAFIAALKRLIGRRGLPSTIFCDNATNFIGANAQLKDLKKLFMDKSFKNDITNFCSKNVINFNFIPPRAPHFGGIWEAAVKSAKGHLYRTLANSNMNYEELSTTLIEIEAIMNSRPISFQSNDPNDFEPLTPGHFLIGGPLNSLPEQNIECHDISNLQRWKRITAAKQQFWKKWSTDFLNEMIQKSRWSNSKTNIYRRPVHKLAILLNP; translated from the coding sequence ATGCCGCAATTGGAATTGTGCGCTGCACATATACTCGCAAAACTGTATTCTAAAATATCGTTTATTTTTGAGAAGTTTAATCCTGAAATATTTTTGTGGTCGGATTCAACCGTGGTATTATTGTGGCTTAAAAAACAATCATCTACCTTAACATCTTTTGTTGTAAATCGAATATCAGATATCCAGGAAGAGACTTCAAACTGCACTTGTCGTCACGTAACAACTTCAAATAATCCAGCCGATATTCTATCCCGTGGCTGCTCAGTTTCTGAATTATCATCGTCAATTTGGTTTACCGGCCCAGCATTTTTACAAGAGCCGTCTGAAAACTGGCCGAACACTGTGTTTCCATTAAATGACGATGTCGTTGATTCAGCAATTCGTAAAACCGTTTTTAAGTGTCAAACAAACGATAACTCTATACTCAATTTTATAAATCGCACAAGttcatacaataaaatattacgtGTCATATGTTGGTTATTCAGATTtcgcaacaaaaacaaaaataatgaaataagtccagAAGAACATAATCGAGCGTTAATCAGTGCTGTTTGGATAATTCAACAAAACTATTTTCACgaagagtttaaaattttgagcaaaaacaaacaactaaacAATTCTCTCAAATCGCTTAGTCTCtttatacaaaatgtaaatGGTTTCCCATTGATTCGAGTAGGAGGTCGATTAGAGAATGCTGATATTCCAGAAAACCGCAAACACCCCTTTTTGCTTCCTAAAGATTGTCATTTTGTTAATGTGATAGTACGCGACACTCACGTAAAAAACTACCATGCAGTTCCAAAAGGTCTGATGGCTTTTATAAGACAAAATTTTTGGATAATCGGTGCTAGAAATCTTATACGAAAGACTGTTCGTTCGTGTCCAAGCTGTATACGTTATAGACCAAAACTTTTACAGCAAGTAATGGGTGACTTGCCAACTGTACGCGTAACTCCTGCAAGACCGTTTGAAAGATGTGGGGTTGATTTTTGTGGCCCTATATATACGTACTTAAAAATAAGAGGAAAGCAGCCGTATAAATGTTACGTGgcaatttttgtatgttttgttaCCAAGGCAGTCCACATTGAAGCCGTATCAGATTTGTCGTCTGAAGCCTTCATAGCTGCCCTGAAACGTTTAATTGGCCGACGTGGCTTACCCTCGACCATATTTTGCGATAATGCCACAAATTTCATTGGTGCTAATGCACAACTCAAAGACCTCAAAAAACTCTTTATGGATAAGTCGTTTAAAAATGatataactaatttttgttctaaaaatgttattaattttaactttattcCCCCCAGAGCACCACATTTTGGAGGTATTTGGGAGGCGGCGGTAAAGTCTGCTAAAGGTCATCTTTATCGTACGCTAGCCAACTCAAACATGAATTACGAGGAACTATCAACCACTCTAATTGAAATTGAAGCAATCATGAACTCTCGCCCAATTTCATTTCAATCTAATGACCCAAACGATTTTGAACCACTGACCCCAGGGCATTTTTTAATTGGTGGTCCATTAAACTCCTTACCAGAACAAAACATTGAGTGCCATGATATAAGTAATCTTCAAAGATGGAAACGAATCACCGCAGCtaaacaacaattttggaaaaaatggtcaACGGATTTCTTAAATGAAATGATACAAAAAAGTCGTTGGTCTAATTCAAAAACAAACATATATCGAAGACCAGTGCATAAGTTGGCCATCTTACTCAACCCTTGA
- the LOC135955554 gene encoding uncharacterized protein LOC135955554 has protein sequence MPLAELECRLSLVEAYFKQLLSIQTNIEELNPKDTARIDIEDLCIKTKSKIIELLGDNYKRQSFDTSIAVPFASHSKLPSLELPKFDGKYSTYKNFMSSFKQFVDDDSSLSNIEKFNHLLHCLSGQALDAVRAFQITADNYEKAIKRLEERYDNKTLIFIEHIQNLYDLPNLNKSSGMQLRSLVDSASAIYGSLKSLGTAEDICNALIIHLISQKSDKDTQIKWRENLDYAELPSWDRYCKYLERRYQFLESAENFPSYSGAHTDFQKRHTQRQQNYRSAFYTQQKMCALCKCLDHWISSCSKFNAMNSENRFATVKKLGLCINCLSEGHIVSKCSSKSKCKVCNKSHHTMLHRTTTTQNSDSSPPVLDSSPPATSSSSSAIVNVHLKKSSDGVILATAVILVRDVLGELKLCRALLDSCSQVNLITDNFAKVLNLPKRKTSVNIIGVGSTSSKIKFETKTDIRSRYNSKEYSINFYITNRVSGIQPDIDLDIKNWNLPSNIDLADEQFNKSQSIDMLIGAEAFFEILGTKKIKLGADLPFLQETYFGYVVSGSYKTLNNRHKFQSYTTIHNNDDNLNKQLELFWSMENISHNTTNYNDEHQACEAKFIKSVEILRNGRVQVMLPFKDDPLTLGSSYNTALKRFKYLQKRLSLNSNIKKQYLQFMREYEELGHMTQIEPNLEKPNFYLPHQYVLKPSSESTKLRVVFDASSKTSSMKSLNDILCIGPTIQDELFLLLIRFRLWKYALTADIAKMYRMVLINPCHRQYQQILWRYHEDQPMRQHHY, from the coding sequence ATGCCTCTTGCTGAATTAGAATGTCGTTTATCTTTAGTTGAAGCATACTTCAAACAACTGTTGtcaatacaaacaaacattgaAGAACTTAATCCAAAAGACACAGCAAGAATTGACATTGAGGATTTGTgtatcaaaacaaaatcaaaaattatagaGTTGTTAGGTGATAATTACAAACGACAAAGTTTTGATACATCAATTGCTGTTCCATTTGCGAGTCATAGTAAGCTGCCGAGTCTCGAATTGCCTAAATTTGATGGAAAGTATTCCACATACAAAAACTTTATGTCGTCTTTCAAACAGTTTGTTGATGACGACTCATCATTAtccaacattgaaaaatttaatcatctCTTGCATTGTTTGTCGGGCCAAGCGTTGGATGCAGTTCGTGCGTTTCAAATAACTGCGGACAACTATGAAAAAGCAATAAAGCGATTAGAAGAGCGATATGacaacaaaacattaatttttatagagCACATTCAAAATCTTTATGATTTgccaaatttgaataaatcatCTGGAATGCAATTGCGAAGTTTGGTGGACAGTGCCTCAGCGATTTATGGTTCTCTTAAGTCTTTAGGAACGGCAGAAGACATATGTAACGCATtaattatacatttaataagCCAGAAATCGGACAAGGATACACAAATAAAGTGGAGAGAAAATTTAGATTATGCGGAATTACCATCATGGGACAGATATTGTAAGTATCTAGAACGAAGGTACCAGTTCTTAGAATCTGCAGAAAACTTCCCTTCATACTCTGGTGCCCACACAGATTTTCAAAAACGTCATACACAACGACAACAAAATTATCGTTCTGCCTTTTATACTCAACAAAAAATGTGTGCTTTATGCAAATGTCTGGATCATTGGATAAGTAGTTGTTCAAAGTTTAACGCAATGAATAGTGAAAATCGTTTTGCTACGGTCAAAAAACTAGGCTTGTGCATAAATTGCCTGTCAGAAGGTCACATAGTCTCTAAATGCTCATCTAAAAGTAAATGCAAGGTTTGTAATAAATCTCATCATACGATGCTTCAtcgcacaacaacaacacaaaacagTGATTCATCGCCGCCGGTTTTGGATTCTTCGCCTCCAGCAACTTCGTCTTCGTCATCTGCCATCGTAAATgttcatttgaaaaaatcatCTGATGGAGTAATTTTAGCTACAGCCGTCATTCTTGTTCGCGATGTTCTTGGTGAGTTAAAGTTATGTCGTGCTCTTCTGGACTCGTGTTCCCAAGTAAATCTCATTACAGACAATTTTgccaaagttttaaatttaccCAAAAGAAAAACATCAGTAAACATAATTGGAGTTGGATCTAcgtcatcaaaaattaaatttgaaactaAAACAGATATTCGTTCTCGATATAATAGCAAAGAATACTCAATAAACTTTTACATTACAAATCGTGTGTCAGGGATTCAACCAGACATAGATCTGGATATCAAAAATTGGAATTTGCCTTCAAATATAGATTTGGCCgacgaacaatttaataaatcgcAATCAATCGACATGTTAATAGGTGCTGAAGCGTTTTTTGAAATTCTTGGTACTAAAAAGATAAAACTTGGTGCTGATTTACCCTTTTTACAAGAAACTTACTTTGGATATGTAGTATCAGGAAGTTATAAAACATTGAATAATAGACACAAATTCCAATCATATACTACAATACACAATAATGAtgataatttgaataaacagtTGGAATTATTTTGGTCCATGGAGAATATATCACACAATACAACAAATTATAATGATGAACATCAAGCCTGTGAAGCAAAATTCATTAAAAGTGTTGAAATCTTAAGAAATGGAAGAGTTCAAGTAATGCTGCCATTCAAGGACGACCCTCTTACACTTGGTTCTTCGTATAACACTGCTTtgaaaagatttaaatacttacaaaagcGTTTGTCTCTTAATTCTAACATAAAAAAGCAATATTTACAATTCATGAGAGAATACGAAGAATTAGGGCACATGACACAAATAGAGCCAAACCTTGAAAAACCCAATTTTTATTTACCACATCAATATGTACTCAAACCATCCAGTGAAAGCACTAAATTACGTGTAGTGTTTGACGCGTCGTCAAAAACATCTTCAATGAAATCATTAAACGACATTTTATGCATTGGACCTACAATTCAAGAtgaattgtttttgttgcttatTCGCTTTAGACTTTGGAAATACGCTTTAACAGCTGACATCGCTAAAATGTATAGAATGGTGCTTATAAATCCATGTCATCGTCAATATCAGCAAATTTTGTGGAGGTATCATGAAGACCAGCCAATGAGACAACATCATTATTAA